GGGGATGCCACGAAGCAGCAGGACTGCGCGTCCTCCGCCACGCCGCATTCTCCTCCGCCGGCGGGCTGCTGGAGCACCTTGTCGAGCGTGGCGCGGAGGCCAGCGGCGACGGCCTCGTGGCTCCTGGCAACGCCCAGCCACGCCTGGCCCTCCCCGGCCAGCTGCCGGAGCCGCTCCTCCAGATCCGCGCCGCGGCGGCGGGCGCGCTCCAGCTCTGCCTCCGCGGCGCGGAGCCGAGCCTCCGCCGCGCGGCCCACGGCCGCGACCACACCCCGCGCGTGCCGCCGCC
This portion of the Zea mays cultivar B73 chromosome 2, Zm-B73-REFERENCE-NAM-5.0, whole genome shotgun sequence genome encodes:
- the LOC103648929 gene encoding probable BOI-related E3 ubiquitin-protein ligase 2 gives rise to the protein MASGVLSQLYHQGVEVDALVRVETDRMRATLQEARRRHARGVVAAVGRAAEARLRAAEAELERARRRGADLEERLRQLAGEGQAWLGVARSHEAVAAGLRATLDKVLQQPAGGGECGVAEDAQSCCFVASPSGLVAGDSLLYALSLSPPQAAERHSQTTPRLLRG